Below is a window of Nicotiana tabacum cultivar K326 chromosome 19, ASM71507v2, whole genome shotgun sequence DNA.
tattcactcgactaataagcctacgggctacttttattccgagttcgagcaagcactcactcaaccacttagcctacgggctatattacttctagttcgaaacattcactcgaatattaagcctacgggctacttttattccgagttcgagcaagaactcactcgaccagttaacctacgggctatattacttcgagtttgaaacattcactcgactaataagcctacaggctacttttattctgagttcgagcaagaactcactcgaccatttagcctacgggctatattactttgagtttgaaatattcactcgactaataagcctacgagctacttttattctgagttcgagcaagcacttacTCGACCACTTAGCCTACGAGctatattactttgagttcgaaacattcactcgaatattaagcctacgggctacttttattccgagttcgagcaagcactcactcaaccatttaacctacgggctatattacttcgagttcgaaacattcactcgactaataagcctacaagctacttttattccgagttcgagcaagcactcactggACCATTTAGCCTACTGGCTATATTATTTCGAATTTGaaatattcactcgactaataaacctacgagctacttttattccgagttcgagcaagcactcactcgaccacttagcctacaggctatattacttcgagttcaaaacattcactcaaatattaagcctacgggctacttttattccgagttcgagcaagcactcactcgaccatttagcctacgggctatattacttcgagttcaaaacattcactcgactaataagcctacgggctacttttattccgagttcgagcaaacactcactcgaccatttagcctacgggctatattagtccgagttcgaaacattcactcgaatgttaagcctacgggctatttttattctgagttcgagcaagcactcactcgactatttagcctacgggctacttttatttcgagttcgaggaagcactcactcgaccatttagcctatgggctatattactttgagttcgaaacattcactcaactaaataagcctacgggctactcttatttcgagttcgaaacaatcactcgaccattacacctacgggctatattacttcgagttcaaaataatcactcgaccattacacctatgGGTTatgttacttcgagttcgaaacagtcactcgactattacgcctacggacTATATTAcgtcgagttcgaatcactcactcaactaataagcctaagggctacgtcATCtcaagtttgagcaatcactcaactcgactactaagcttgtgagctaccttatttcaagtttgagtaagcgcTCACTTAAATATAaaggctacgaagtccaaattcgatcaaattgcctaaatccTTATGAAAAGATCACAAGACAGgaacaaaatcttcacaaggcaggaaacaaaacagaagcaagtcggtaaaagaaaaagatatttatttacaAGATTGTTTACATGATAGATTACAATGTagaaactaagggctaagtttcttggttatctccgggagcggtctcttctccactGGGCTTCCCCTCCCCTCCCCGTTCTCGAACCCGCTCTTACTCCcccatcatcatcattatcatcatcatcatcatcggaagccaaggcttcagcatcggcttcgagttctttggccctttttatctcttcaacgaagatcgaaacctcgagcatggatctcttcgagggtctccctccgagatcggcacttagcaagttcagcgacCCAATGTGCTTGAGTATTGGCggactcggctgcctctcttgcttggacctgggcAGCCTCAACATCGgtccgatagacggccacgagtgcatccgcatcggccttagccttttcggcgtcagattcggccttggcaagtttggaggccaaccgagcctcgagctcctctattcttctagCTTGAACCGAGGCTTTCTCCTTCATtctttgaagttggttttcggccgatgataattgggctcgagcaactTCTTTCTCTGCGGCAAagtggtccataccttcttttCACCTCAAAGACTCCGCTTTTATCACATCGACTTCTTCACGAAGTTTTTCGATCGTCTCAATTTTCTGCTGCAACTGTGAGATCGAAAAATTAGCCATCGTTCCGGTatcgagcccataggcttttaaaagtattattacctgctcggacagatcggtctgatcttggtgagccttggccaactcagctcggaggtcttttatttgCTCTTCCCTTTGCCCTAAGAGGAGTTTTAgggagttcctctcctccgtaACCCGTTGAAGGTCAGCCTCGTATCGACGCAGCTCGGTTCGGGatcgagaacatgcttctcgatgaactggcgcggcctgcaaagaaagaagaaacgaagttagaaaagaaaagcaaacattAAAGTAATaccaacaaaataatttaaagcttACCTGATTCAAATCCTGCTGCACCCCGTGAAAAAGGTTCGATGCATCACTAGTACCGACAACATCCTCGACACCGGTAAACAGGTCATGAAAAGGATCCTCTCCATTATGAGGCCTATCTAGTTCGAGgccccccaaagcttgggcttcccagatcgcccctgcggaaaaagcagggaaggtgggcgagtcttcgattgctactgccccaagtgaatcacttggagcattctcttcggttcgaagaGATTCAAGGAGAGCCATTCGGGAAGCATCTTCGATCTCCATCTGTTGGCTTCGATGGGAAGCATCTTTGATCTCCATCTGTTGGCTTCGATGGGAAGCATCTTCGATCTCCAACAACTCGGGGACTCCGCTCGAATCCTTCTccgatatatcctcagttcgaggcggagccttatgAACCACCGTCGATCCAGCTGCCTGTGGAACATCAGTGGTCTTCTTCGTTCGGGCCGCCAGCGCGgacccatcattttcttcttcttcatcgtcttcatcccttagacgcataACTGATTCTATGGTCAAAGGAATGGTATTCTTGTttggcttacgagccgtcctcttcttcggttttggatcttcgggaacagaggctcttttcctcttattatctttcaccagctttgggacagaggccgaagcctcttcctcgatggacgagggcctcaaaaccgcatctttgcccacacCTACATATGGAAAATTTTATTAAAGTATATGGAAAGCGTCTCGTTCAAACTACCAAAAGGTACGAGAAAGGGGCTTACCGTGATTGTTTGCCTCcaatcggccctttgacaaatcacgccacgaGCGCTTggcatatgtggaggtcgaagccaAAGCTCGTACCCAAttcttgagatcgggaactgCTCCGGGCATCTACGGGCTGCATCACAGAAAGAGGAATATCggtgagaaaagaaataaaagggtGAAATAGAAAGAAGTAACAACAGAATCACACTTaagtttcatattccactcctcgggaaaaggcatcttttcagtcggaatcaggtccgaagtccttacacgaacgaacctgcccatctaGTCTCGATCcctgtcctcgtcaatactcgagaacagagccttggtagcccaATGctaaagttttattaaccctcctcgaaaaagaCGAGGACGGTATAATcagatgagatggtcgagggtgaacatCATCTCCTCAATTTTGTTCACAAAGTATCGAATCAAAATAAcaatccgccaaaaagaaggatggacctgacctagggttatttggtattgacctagGGCTATttggtaagtatacacacttaaaaacccttttaCGTGAGTGGTGATATCTTCATTAGAACAAGGGATTATTATTTCTTTACCCTCCCAATTACAATCTTTTTTCACTTGTTTGAGATGCCTCTCGGTTATCGAACATATGTACCTTGATACTGGCTCACATCGGCCGGGAACCGACgagcctttatcgaccttaaaattagaggtaagaacacacgccccaagaatgcactcctcaggccgtggctctaccggtgttttgtcggtggcagactgtgaagatgaagctttctctttctgaggaatggtttgtgatgttttcgccattttcgaaTTTAAAGGTCAAGAATAGAAgaaagtgacaaagatttggtaatTTTGAAGAAGGGATTTTGCAAAGAGGAATCACAAATTTGCGAATAGAATCAGAGGGTACGAaaaagaacttggaaaatttagaagattgaagatgtaaaagtggtaaatggtAAAAGGAAAGGCTATTTATAGAGTAAAGCAATGGCGATtcaatatcagcggtggccgaccaccgtctgacatacattaaatgccttgaaaaactaaatcgacgggacagctatcacgtGCGTCATGATCGACTCCAATGTaaacgtcagcttataatccAATCGAGCCATTGAgtaatcatatcgtttctcaccacatccttcccgagaaacaaggggactatctgtatacggtcgaaatagatttcggccttcgtacgattgatcaAGGTCGAAACATAATGAATCGAAGAAAgacttcataatatcgagatgggtttcgaagatggtacaaacaagttTCGGATTCCCAGTATAGGTCaaacaccgagttcgaagtcatCATCGAGCTCGAGTCCGGATCGAACTATAATGAGATGATTTCGAGTTTAAGGGGCAGAGGCCAACCGGGACCGAATCCGAATCATCACCTGATCCTGAGTCCGTATCGAGCTCTAGAAGCACTACCGACCGGCACCGAGGCCGATCGAGCTCGAGCCCACAGACAAGAGCTGTTGCAaacacactaagggagagaatctcggcgagaataagggaaaaactgatttatcatggagTCTTCActatttaattatatctaaagtaggatcctccactataaaaaGGATGGCTACATTTTTGTAGAGGGCAGTTTTTTtacttacattgtaattcaagcaccatattctcctatatcCAAGGATTATTCTTCTAAGCTTCATTAGTTGATTCATtgtgcttagtcctaaaaatcatcttctctCCAACCTTGTTTATTTCTGCATTCTTTTGCAATccttatttgatatttctatttatccctaCGATTTATAtcaggctatatcacatatccttagaactacgtacaaattcaactctatccgtttttcgggtaaacatgtTGTTTGTCCATATGCAACAGTATTATAAAAGCAGCTTGTCTCTATGGTCTGTGTAAAGTTCCAACCTTTAAAAGAGTCAatcctttttttttgttaaagAATCGAGATGTTCATTTTACTCTCTTCGTTATGTTgttgtttctaaaaatagttatctcaaattatttgtcattttataagttcaagataaaattaattatttttttctcattttaccCTTAGTAATGGAAATgacacataaatagaataaatattcaatgtggatagattatatcttaagacataaataagagtaaaatagtcaaaaaaatCCCTTCTAATTAATGTTTTTTAAGGGGCCACGTAAAagagaaataagaaaaataatttatacgAAGGGAGTATTTCAAAACATTGGTAAAGGTTGCATCTTATTGGAGTCCGAATATGATGCTAACAATGGAGAAGGCAGAGAAATTAATAGACGATTTCATTGAGGGGTGGCGCATTATCCACATACTTTCGAACCCTGCGCCACTGGTCTTTGGGGTTTCttggtaattaaaaaaaagaagacaagACTGTAATTCATGCTGAAATATAGAATCAAAATTTGCTAAATTTATTCTTGAAGCTCATCATCAGTAAATATAGCAGAGTCACAAAATATAATGCTAGTAAGACACACcactaaagaaaagaaaatcttacAAGTACCTATTATTGCAAAAAGTTTATGTTATAGTATCCTTTAATGCATTCTGCAAACTTTGCTGGCAACTGATGCCTTGTCCTAATCAGTCGAGACAAATTATTTTCTGTCTGCAAAATTATGACATTTCTCTATCCTTTTACGGAGATCTTCCCTAAGAGATGTTCCATATTCTCCGGTGTGATGTCTTCCGGTGGAGTCAACACGAGCCGCTAATATTGATTTGATTGCCAACATTCCATAGGCTCGGAATCTGAAGGCAGGAGATGGAGGAGTAGTCTGAATTATTTCACTTTGTTCAATATAAGTTCCTATACCCCAAAATTGGTCAGAACTATTCTTCGTCGTTTTGGCACCAAGATACAGGACATCAGAAACACGCATTTTTGACAGGGACCAGAGACCACCAGCAGTAGCCATAAGTTTAGCAGCAACTGCATTCCCAACAACAGCAGAGAGATTCGGAGCAATATATCCTATTCGACTCTGGACAAAATGCACAAGCTTTTCCTTTGCTGAATCAAGAGCAAGGACTCTATCACATGCTTCTATTATCTTTCCAAGTCGCCAACAAGAGAAAACCGTGATGATAGCTGAGGGTAGAAATCCTTCCAAGTCGCTGGCAAGAGTAGTGATATCCCTCTCCTGGCCAATTTTTTTAACAGCCCGGGCATAATCAATAGGGTGATGAACAAGTGACTCTAACTCTGGAACTCTCAATTGATACTTGTCGCGTATGAAATTGTGAATTAAAGCAATTTCATTCTCAATGTCAACTGATAACACAGTGCAGTCTATTATCAACTGCTGATCATATTCTGGATCATCAACGCCACCTGATTTAGGTTTATCATCAGATTCAATTAGTGCAGCTTCAACTTTCTGCATCATCAGAATGTAGCGACGTGATTTTCGCAGCTTGAAAGAGTTATCTAGGTCATCATAATTAAGCGCCGCACGCAGCAGATTCTTTTCATGATCGGACAATCCGTCAAGATCATCCAGGAAAGAAGCATCACCAGTTGCCATTAATGGGGATGAAATTTCGAGCACGATGGGTCGGATTCTATTCTGGAGAGAAGAAAACAGAAATTAGGTTTTGAAGAAGGAATCCGATTTCGAAGATATATATATTGGAACGTTTGTGCAATTATCCTATCCTAATGTAAATAGAAAACGGAAATAAGTATCCTTTGTAAATTATGAAACACACATTCCTACTCCTAACTTAAATAAAAGAGTTAAATGTCATAAACATCTCCTGACGTTCCGCAACGCAAAATTGATGTAGTGTTCATATGTGTCAGTTATTGTATAGAATCAAAACtcataaaataaaatagtgaatAATTAATCTGCAAAAGACATAAAATTGCCGCTACCTAATCTGTTCTCTTTTGCAAAAAAGATGTTTAATCTTATTCTTTTCTGTTAGAGAAAATATTCATAAAATCAATTAATTAGAAGAGCTTAATATTAGAAATGGCACgttgttaaattatattttatttatattaatgaaaaaaggtaaaaagaatgttacgagaaaaataaaaaaatttgagaAGAGATCTCTCAAATTATCcctaaataaatttaaaaaaaaaaaggtttcgGGCTACTTTCGTGATACGCTTAATACGTATTGGCGACAAACTATTTATCAAAATACCCCACAAAATTTACAATTTGATAATGTATAATATTTCGAATGTCCTTAACGTTGAATAAATAATCAAGATTACTAACTAGAATTGTCAcaattcttctattttttctttcttttcgatTTAGATCTTCACTAGTATTTTCAATAGGACAAAAACTGCCAATTGATTTATTTAACTCACACCTGCATTCGAACTCCTTCTTAAACAACATAGAATTAAACCATCATATTTTCGGGcaagacacacacacacacacacacatatatatatatatatatatatatatatatatatatatatatatatatatatatatatatatatatatatatatatatatatatatatatgcgtgtgtgtgtgtgtattttcattaatatacaaaaattattcaTTTTACCGACTATTATTTTATGTGACTATATTGTATAGTTTTTCctatattattatttcaaaatacGATGTTTATTTTCTAAAAACTGAAACAAAGGTAATCTTTGAAGTATAGGTATTGACCTATGTAGGAGTATACGTACTCATTGGCGGAGCCATATGCACTCAAGGGGTGTCAACTGACACCCCTTCGTCAAAAAATTATACTGTGTAGCTAGGTAATTTTAAAaacaatatgtatatatattatgtattgaCACTCCTTGACTTCTTGGTGAGTTTATTTCTTTACATTTTGATCCTCTTAATAAAAATTCTGACTCCGCCACTGTATGTCCGTGCATTTCCATATTCATATATGAGCCTTCCAACTCAAACAATAtcaattttttttgtataatatttgagAATTCGCTCACCCATTAGAACATATAActacaaaaaatatttaataatatagtATAGAGAGAGTGAGAAAATTGCTTACAGAAGTCAATAATACTAACACTTTGCAAACCCAACGATCCAAAAGTACAATATTCATAGTTTTTTTAAccctttgaaaataaaattcttattaaataaatatttaaaatttgggATGAGCgaatattaaaaatttgaatcaaTAAAAAGTAAATTACTTCCTTGAATAGTGTGAACTATTAACTAAGTTTTTGAATTATGTAACTAGAAAGAATTATTCTTTCTCAAATTCATCTTTTAAGTAAAATTATCTTTTAAGTTGACAAAACTATAAAAGATACATAAATTTGTGTACATTAAAAAAAACATCAGCGATAGAAAGAAATAAGAAACATCAACTGTTAAATTGTATTGCCATTCAGGATAATTGTTTTTCCTAGGAGTATTATCAATTTTGAACTTGCATAAATTCCAAATGACAAAGTAAAAATCCGCAATATAATCTCATTCTCCTGGTTTTAGTCAATGCAGAGCAGTCATACCACTGCCAAGTCTATGTGATTTGCAAATGCATGTAAATGGTCACCAAACGTTCTTCTAGCATGAGGTTAAAGTCTACAGAAAATCAATCTTGGAACTCTCAATCTTCATCTCTTTATCCATCATATATCCATCTCTGTCTTCGTATTTTCTATCTTCTGCACAAAAAAGCTTGGTGATATATATATGAGGACATGAACACTTTAGATCTTTTGGATATGAAAACAACAACTTAGTCCTTGCCAGATTTCTGCTGCAATAATTAAAGCAGCAGCTCATTACAATATAACGTAACAAACATAATAGTGGCAATTATTAAAATCTAAATTTAAGATCAGAGATACAACTTAAGTGGATCCTATTGGGAAGGATATTGCACCTTATTGCAGAAAATGTGTAGGGTGTTGAGAATTGTTTGTGGTTTTGGTCTAGCTGTGAATATAATGTAGGCTGAACTCTAAAGTGGAAAACATGATAGGGGGATGCTATATATATCAGGCACATCTTGGAGTGTTTCTTTTGGATTCAACATGCATGTGTTTAACATAACAAGTGTTATGGATTTCTTTTAGATCATGATACCTTGctttaaagaaaaaagagagagtcCCCAGAGGCCAAAATGAGAAAGAGATCAACGTAAACCCATTTCGTGCGGTTGACAGCCAAACAATGTCGGTTTCTACCAAAGCAAAATCCCATGACTGTTTGACCATGTCCAAATCCAAGCTTAATTCAGTTTCATGATCGAATATACCCCCAATAATGCATTCTTTATCCTGCATTCCAGAACAAGATAATATTAAATCAACAAAGAGAAGGCGATGCATCTTAATTAATCTCACCGATCACGTACTTATACTTACCTCTTTGGAAAGTACTACGTCTACGGTCGTCGTTCTGAATCTCACTTGAGTGCTGGTGAGTGAGACTATTAATTGACCTTCATTTAAGTAAGTTACAGAAGCATTAATTCAACAATTAACTtacttaaatcaaagaaaaagatgCTAAATTTGGGTAAAAGTATTATATATACCTGCAACGTGAGATTTAAAAATCTGTCGTAACGTGGCCGGTGGTATCCCAATAAGCCCTTGGTAAATCTGTTCGGACACGTCAATGTAAGCATCATCAGACTGGATTTCAATATCCACAACGCGTTCCCTTCCCTCAACAATTCCTAAGACAAACAAAATTCCAATAATTCAACATAAATCTACCAAGGAATATAGCTAAAAGTACTCAACTAAAACTCCCAAATGGAGATCATTTGCATCCCAAGAAAACACTAAACGTAACTTTTTCTAGGAGTTAATTAACatcaccaaaaagaaaataggaagGAAACTAAAAGTTACGTTGTGCTAGAAGAGAATAGTATAATCAACaacttctatatatatatatatatatatatataggaaagcTTCTCAGGTAGCCAGGCTTAACAAAGTTAGCATCTTTTTGGCTTATAAAATGTCAAAACGTTAGAAAACACAATTTAGACTGACTGAAATAATACAAGGACTAAAATCGTAATTAAGCAATAATTCAAGACacacttttgtttctttttccaaGAACTCGGAAGATTCGCTGATTAATCACAAGAACTTGACAGATATTATTCAAGAAACTGAAAAGAATCACAAAAAGTTAAATTTTTCCCCCTAAGAAACTAAATACCGAGcattaaaaaaaacttaaattTCTTTCAAGAAAGTGATTAAGATCAACAAGAACCTAGCTAAAGATTTTGCCAAGAATCTGTAAGCATCACAAAGTTGAAATCTTTCCAAGAGCTAACAAGCAACTAAGCATAAttacacaaaaaaaaataaaaaaattaaatttcttcaagaaAGCGATTAAGATCAACAAGAAGttgaaatattttttcaagaaacTGTAAGAAAGTTGAAATTTTTCCAAGAAAAAGTACTCCTAACAACTAAGCGTTACACAAAAGCTTGAATTTCTTCCAAGAAATTGACTAATATATGATAAtaacttgaaatgaaaaaagaagacaATTAAGCAATGTACTTACGTAATGGGTCAAGTGATTTGATGCGCATATAGCAGTGTACATCTTCTCCTCGCTCTTCATAGTACGCAGTTATTGAGATAGAGTCATGATCACGAAACGCTCCGACTGCTTGCATTAAATCATTTACGTCAAATTTGATCCGGGAGCAAGTGTTAACATAGGAATAATCTTGTTGAGAAAAACTCGAAATCGGTACTTTTAGGATTGCAACCACAGGAGATCCTTCTGGAGTAACTTGCAATTCGAAGATCTTTTCAGGTCTTTCACATGATCTGATAGTGGCTTGCACTATTGAATTTGAATCATGTTCAAGTATTTGGAGAGCCCATAATGCGTAGTCCAAATTATTGTGGTACTTCTTTTCTAGTTTAAATTCAAGTATGTTGATTACTCTAACTCTTACACGGCGGCGGCGGCGCGGAGCCAAGTTCGTACAACACATGCTGATCACTGTGGAGTATAGAAGGTGAAGTTCCTCTCTAAGATGGAATATCAATCTTTAGAGGTGAAGCGGGGCAGCTTTTTTAACTTCtaattgcttatatatatatactaactaTAACGGTTGAGAGGTTTtacgaaaaaaaaaataaaaaaatgagggATGATATATAGTGCTGCGCGTTCGATTATAAACTGCTTAATTAATAGAAGTCATTTTCGAGAAATTATATAGCGAGAGCCGAGATATGCATATAAACTTCACTGCATCATTGACAATTTGACATAACACTACTATAAAACTAGTAGATTTACTAAGATTAATTTCGTGATGAATGATGAAAGATAATCATTCTTTAACTATACTGAAAGAAATATTCATAAaatctatataaaaaaaaaacttcttgACTCCTTTTTTTCTTCTAGAACAACTAGGCATCTCCTTTTCTTTTCCACGGATGAATTCaagttcattattttttttttacacgaTTTTTGGTAATTATATTGGGGCTTATGTGCCACGTAATGCACAGTATAGGAAAAATTGCTTCTTAACAGGATATTTTCTATAGTCAGAGTTCAACCTTTGGTTAAGGGCAGAGGAACCTATATCCATCAACACTGTCGTTGGTGGTCAATTTGAGCTGTTAGCACATCTTAATTTGATTCTTTGTTTGCTTTCTATGTCTATTCTCCTTTCAATTTCATATTGTTAGAAGTTATACTTGTAATTTTATTTGATAAAACTACAAAACGATAAAATACGTAAAAAGACATAGAGGGTATTTGGCTAaacttataagctggtcaaactagcttataagtacttttcgacttatctacgcg
It encodes the following:
- the LOC142173816 gene encoding U4/U6 small nuclear ribonucleoprotein Prp31 homolog; amino-acid sequence: MATGDASFLDDLDGLSDHEKNLLRAALNYDDLDNSFKLRKSRRYILMMQKVEAALIESDDKPKSGGVDDPEYDQQLIIDCTVLSVDIENEIALIHNFIRDKYQLRVPELESLVHHPIDYARAVKKIGQERDITTLASDLEGFLPSAIITVFSCWRLGKIIEACDRVLALDSAKEKLVHFVQSRIGYIAPNLSAVVGNAVAAKLMATAGGLWSLSKMRVSDVLYLGAKTTKNSSDQFWGIGTYIEQSEIIQTTPPSPAFRFRAYGMLAIKSILAARVDSTGRHHTGEYGTSLREDLRKRIEKCHNFADRK